Proteins from a single region of Mailhella massiliensis:
- a CDS encoding MFS transporter — MYKTLLFSTLCAAYMLVFIQNAAITVLAPGVMKDLALSPEAMGRLSCVYLCAYAVMQFFSGLISSRLGPRLLMGLQFALAAGGGLLFASSSGLGTALPGRMLNGLGMAGVMVSSFVLFGRWFAPSMFSRLCTAFFVAGGLGGFLATTPLALLTQTCGWRFSCAALACASAALSAALFLVVRNFPPGREGASASSARSLKEDLRALAANGPLWRLFLLFVALASSYFVFHGLWGGVYLQQAHGLSPAQAGNILAMGAAGHIAGAPFVTWLSEGVLHSHRRTFLLAGLLGAASFGAIIVFGDMLPVWGLYAASLGIGIAANGPNPIAYSAARALVGSEAMGAVGGLMASGMFMTGALLQNLSGLILENMQGASLHAGFSAAFLPIAALGLLAALLSLRLPETCPK, encoded by the coding sequence TTGTATAAAACGCTTCTTTTCAGCACGCTGTGCGCGGCGTACATGCTGGTGTTCATTCAGAACGCGGCCATTACGGTGCTTGCTCCCGGCGTGATGAAAGACCTTGCCCTTTCGCCGGAAGCCATGGGCAGGCTGAGCTGCGTGTACCTGTGCGCGTATGCGGTCATGCAGTTCTTTTCCGGGCTGATTTCCTCGCGCCTGGGGCCGCGCCTGCTCATGGGGCTGCAGTTTGCGCTGGCGGCAGGGGGCGGGCTTCTTTTCGCCTCCTCCTCGGGGCTGGGCACGGCCCTGCCGGGCAGAATGCTCAACGGGCTGGGCATGGCCGGGGTGATGGTGTCCTCGTTCGTGCTGTTCGGGCGCTGGTTTGCGCCCTCCATGTTCTCGCGCCTGTGCACGGCGTTCTTCGTCGCCGGGGGGCTGGGCGGCTTTCTGGCCACCACGCCGCTCGCGCTGCTTACCCAGACGTGCGGCTGGCGCTTTTCCTGCGCGGCGCTCGCCTGTGCTTCCGCCGCGCTTTCCGCCGCCCTTTTTCTTGTGGTACGCAACTTTCCCCCGGGGAGAGAAGGCGCTTCCGCGTCTTCTGCCCGCAGCCTGAAGGAAGATCTGCGCGCCCTTGCCGCAAACGGGCCGCTGTGGCGGCTGTTTCTGCTCTTTGTTGCTCTGGCAAGCTCGTATTTCGTGTTTCACGGGCTGTGGGGAGGGGTGTATCTGCAGCAGGCGCACGGGCTTTCCCCGGCGCAGGCGGGCAATATTCTGGCCATGGGAGCGGCGGGCCATATTGCGGGCGCGCCCTTCGTCACCTGGCTGAGCGAAGGCGTGCTGCATTCCCACCGCAGAACCTTCCTTCTGGCCGGGCTGCTCGGCGCGGCGTCGTTCGGCGCCATCATCGTTTTCGGAGACATGCTGCCCGTATGGGGGCTTTACGCCGCATCTCTCGGCATCGGCATTGCGGCCAACGGGCCCAACCCCATCGCGTATTCCGCAGCCCGCGCGCTCGTGGGTTCGGAAGCCATGGGCGCGGTGGGCGGACTCATGGCCTCGGGCATGTTCATGACCGGGGCGCTGCTCCAGAACCTTTCCGGCCTCATTCTGGAAAACATGCAGGGCGCTTCGCTCCATGCCGGATTCTCCGCCGCCTTCCTGCCCATCGCGGCGCTCGGCCTTCTGGCCGCCCTGCTCAGTCTGCGACTGC
- a CDS encoding SPFH domain-containing protein produces MTDTIYLPYFTILLGVLALVFLALAVRVVPQQQGWIVERLGKFHSVLEPGLNFIIPLVDRVAYRHSLKEIPLDTEAQVCITKDNTQLTVDGLLYFQVTDPKLASYGTSNYVQAISQLAQTSLRSVIGQMELDKTFEEREEINSQVVRAIDEAARNWGVKVLRYEIKDLTPPAEILRAMQQQITAEREKRALIAASEGRKQEAINLAEGQRAALIAQSEGEKQSAINRAEGEARSIEAVAAAQAEAIRMVAAALAEEGGMSAVNLQVAEKYVEAFSNVAKQGNTLIVPADMGNMASLVSSALNIVKAQK; encoded by the coding sequence ATGACGGACACCATCTACCTTCCGTACTTCACCATCCTTCTCGGCGTGCTTGCGCTGGTGTTTCTGGCTCTGGCCGTCCGGGTGGTGCCGCAGCAGCAGGGCTGGATCGTGGAGCGGCTCGGCAAATTCCACAGCGTGCTGGAACCGGGGCTGAACTTCATCATTCCCCTCGTCGACCGGGTGGCCTACAGGCATTCTTTAAAGGAAATCCCGCTGGATACGGAAGCGCAGGTGTGCATCACCAAGGATAATACCCAGCTTACGGTGGACGGGCTTCTGTATTTTCAGGTAACGGACCCGAAGCTGGCCAGCTACGGCACGTCCAACTATGTGCAGGCCATTTCCCAGCTTGCCCAGACCTCGCTGCGTTCCGTCATCGGGCAGATGGAACTGGACAAGACCTTTGAGGAACGCGAGGAAATCAACAGCCAGGTGGTGCGCGCCATCGACGAGGCGGCCCGCAACTGGGGCGTGAAGGTGCTGCGCTATGAAATCAAGGACCTGACGCCCCCGGCGGAAATCCTGCGCGCCATGCAGCAGCAGATTACGGCGGAACGGGAAAAGCGCGCCCTCATCGCCGCTTCCGAAGGCAGAAAGCAGGAGGCCATCAACCTGGCGGAAGGCCAGCGGGCCGCGCTCATCGCCCAGTCGGAAGGCGAAAAGCAGTCCGCCATCAACCGCGCCGAAGGCGAGGCGCGCTCCATCGAGGCCGTGGCCGCCGCCCAGGCCGAGGCCATACGCATGGTGGCCGCGGCCCTTGCCGAAGAAGGCGGCATGAGCGCCGTGAACCTTCAGGTGGCGGAAAAGTATGTGGAAGCCTTCTCCAACGTGGCCAAGCAGGGCAACACCCTCATCGTTCCGGCCGATATGGGGAATATGGCCTCGCTCGTTTCCTCCGCGCTGAACATCGTCAAGGCGCAGAAATAG
- a CDS encoding AsmA family protein, with the protein MLRKILIVLVLLVLVTGGGLIGLIVTNSDIIIDKFNAYVETSTGAPLVSETPPTLTLFPNRGLELGASSWKSPDGSLSFSFSRASVMISSHALFTGKFSIKHFSVDDLDVTMKLKKPVREYMEGIPAGVEHRRDFDELIQTILHALRIAPDNIRINQGRICFIQPDGSSFTIAPLSLNASNVHPGTPTNFNLQTNIDGTSPAFHAGVELQCSALLNKEKASFSIEKAMLTPGMGVSFREYLSLSGKLEYGFDSDALTLSQLHFQGPDLSATASGSIASLARMYSDPVQGDATLKVDVEGDPQRIGEILKHPLPFADHSIFSDCALAAEMRWSEGRLRMTSIQGNADDLTFSGRLSITPAPFVISGELSLGDLDLDDYKSENHGSTPKKLESRDFTRWPRVNLQLSAEHVRWNRVHLENVHARLAGQNGSYEFNPLSGILAGSPVTASMKTVMLPSTPLSSRLSINFSVPQANLEDIALSLAEKPLLKGNGAINASLTFTTSRGLPSLSGKGSITSSQVETAFSILPADIPLASSILSTNRFDRFFLSFVSKDGIFSVDRLTLDAARLSLSGSGTVDLVQKTVKAEGSVQVAGTSALPVRLEGDLRDPKYSLEGGEQNRTLSPRAIELDLSFSRQVRDILGR; encoded by the coding sequence ATGCTGCGTAAGATACTTATTGTCCTTGTTCTTCTTGTCCTCGTCACAGGCGGGGGTCTCATCGGCCTCATCGTCACCAACAGCGACATCATCATCGACAAGTTCAACGCCTATGTGGAAACGAGCACCGGCGCCCCCCTTGTTTCCGAAACGCCGCCCACGCTCACGCTGTTCCCCAACCGCGGGCTGGAACTCGGCGCAAGCTCCTGGAAAAGCCCCGACGGTTCGCTCAGCTTCAGCTTCAGCCGCGCGTCGGTCATGATTTCCTCCCACGCGCTGTTCACCGGCAAGTTCAGCATCAAGCACTTTTCCGTGGACGACCTCGACGTCACCATGAAGCTGAAAAAGCCGGTGCGCGAATACATGGAAGGCATTCCCGCGGGCGTGGAACACCGGCGCGACTTCGACGAACTCATCCAGACCATCCTGCACGCCCTGCGCATCGCGCCGGACAACATCCGCATCAATCAGGGCCGGATATGCTTCATCCAGCCCGACGGTTCCTCGTTCACCATCGCGCCGCTCAGCCTCAACGCAAGCAACGTGCATCCGGGCACGCCCACCAACTTCAACCTTCAGACGAACATCGACGGCACCTCTCCCGCCTTCCATGCGGGGGTGGAGCTGCAGTGCTCGGCCCTGCTCAACAAGGAAAAGGCCTCCTTCTCCATAGAAAAGGCCATGCTCACTCCGGGCATGGGGGTGTCGTTCCGCGAGTATCTCTCCCTTTCCGGCAAGCTGGAATACGGGTTCGACAGCGACGCGCTCACCCTTTCGCAGCTGCATTTCCAGGGGCCGGATCTTTCGGCCACGGCCTCGGGCAGCATCGCCTCTCTGGCGCGCATGTACAGCGACCCCGTGCAGGGCGACGCCACGCTCAAGGTGGATGTGGAAGGCGACCCCCAGCGCATCGGCGAAATTCTGAAGCATCCCCTGCCGTTTGCGGACCACAGCATTTTCAGCGACTGCGCCCTTGCGGCGGAAATGCGCTGGTCGGAAGGCAGGCTCCGCATGACGAGCATACAGGGCAATGCCGACGACCTCACCTTCTCCGGCAGGCTGAGCATCACGCCCGCGCCCTTCGTCATCAGCGGGGAACTTTCCCTCGGCGACCTTGATCTCGACGACTACAAGAGCGAAAACCACGGCAGCACGCCCAAAAAGCTGGAAAGCCGCGACTTCACCCGCTGGCCCCGCGTGAATCTCCAGCTTTCGGCCGAACATGTGCGCTGGAACCGCGTGCATCTGGAAAACGTGCACGCGCGCCTCGCCGGGCAGAACGGTTCGTACGAATTCAACCCCCTGTCGGGCATTCTGGCGGGCAGCCCGGTCACGGCTTCCATGAAAACGGTCATGCTGCCGAGCACGCCCCTTTCCTCCCGCCTGTCCATCAATTTCAGCGTGCCGCAGGCCAACCTTGAAGACATTGCCCTGAGCCTTGCGGAAAAGCCCCTGCTCAAGGGCAACGGGGCCATCAACGCATCGCTCACCTTCACCACGTCGCGGGGCCTGCCCTCCCTGAGCGGCAAGGGCAGCATCACCTCCTCGCAGGTGGAAACGGCCTTCAGCATTCTGCCTGCGGATATTCCGCTGGCGTCGAGCATTCTTTCCACCAACCGCTTCGACAGGTTCTTCCTTTCCTTCGTTTCCAAGGACGGCATCTTCTCCGTCGACAGGCTTACGCTGGATGCGGCCAGGCTTTCCCTTTCCGGTTCCGGCACGGTGGATCTCGTGCAGAAAACGGTAAAGGCGGAAGGCTCCGTGCAGGTGGCGGGCACCTCCGCCCTGCCCGTGCGGCTGGAAGGCGACCTGCGCGATCCGAAATACTCGCTGGAAGGCGGGGAACAGAACCGCACCCTTTCCCCCCGGGCCATAGAGCTCGACCTCAGCTTCTCCAGACAGGTGCGGGACATTCTGGGCCGGTAA
- a CDS encoding NfeD family protein produces the protein MSPLFWASAAVVFLIIELATGTLFCLALALSAAVTALAAPVVPGALWQTVLLAAVSTASCLALALRNRRRKAAAIKDNSLDVGRSVSVEAWENGRARVKYRGTLWDAVLKDGHEALPGRFRIAGFDSTTLILEPESGENS, from the coding sequence ATGTCCCCTCTTTTCTGGGCTTCCGCAGCCGTTGTTTTTCTGATCATCGAACTTGCCACGGGCACGCTGTTCTGCCTTGCCCTCGCGCTTTCGGCCGCGGTCACGGCCCTTGCCGCGCCGGTCGTTCCGGGCGCCCTGTGGCAGACGGTCCTTCTTGCCGCCGTCTCCACCGCATCGTGCCTTGCGCTCGCCCTGCGGAACAGGCGCCGCAAGGCCGCCGCCATTAAAGACAACAGCCTGGACGTAGGGCGCAGCGTGTCCGTGGAGGCATGGGAAAACGGCCGCGCCCGGGTGAAATACCGGGGAACCCTGTGGGACGCGGTGCTGAAGGACGGCCACGAAGCGCTTCCCGGCCGTTTCCGCATTGCGGGGTTCGATTCCACCACACTCATTCTTGAACCCGAATCTGGGGAGAACTCATGA
- a CDS encoding LysR family transcriptional regulator has protein sequence MNDINVSLIQYLRPFYYVAETRSIRRAAAILCLTPSAVSQQIQKLEEELGMPLFERKAGRSLRLLPAGRFLHSRIPALGNTLFTICCELKNFQEKREVLRLGALALLQSPVLKAIARHGAALPGLDFSLHFEGAPALCHALLSGELDCAMVFHEHILPTLEEIPLFSSPLVLVAHPSLVRHLGPQPSLEQLFSLPMIYITGTSGLAELDAYAGIPLTGPVRVHVASPVAALEAVRLGLGAAIVCVHALPDDMVDLQRFDLGPMLPRRRVVLALAPQHPLAEKQREFLELLKKEWA, from the coding sequence ATGAACGATATCAACGTAAGTCTTATTCAATATCTGCGGCCTTTCTACTATGTGGCCGAAACCCGGAGCATACGCCGCGCAGCCGCCATACTCTGCCTTACCCCTTCGGCCGTGAGCCAGCAGATACAGAAGCTGGAAGAGGAACTGGGGATGCCCCTGTTCGAGCGCAAGGCGGGGCGGTCCCTGCGCCTGCTTCCCGCCGGGCGTTTTCTCCACTCGCGCATTCCGGCGCTGGGCAATACGCTTTTCACCATCTGCTGCGAACTGAAAAATTTTCAGGAAAAAAGGGAGGTGCTGCGGCTCGGCGCGCTGGCGCTTCTGCAGTCGCCGGTGCTCAAGGCCATAGCGCGGCACGGCGCCGCTCTGCCGGGACTGGATTTTTCCCTGCATTTTGAAGGCGCGCCCGCGCTCTGCCACGCCCTGCTTTCCGGCGAACTGGACTGCGCCATGGTCTTTCATGAGCACATACTCCCTACGCTGGAGGAAATACCGCTCTTTTCCTCCCCGCTGGTGCTGGTGGCGCATCCTTCTCTGGTGCGGCATCTGGGGCCGCAGCCTTCTCTGGAACAGCTTTTTTCCCTGCCCATGATCTACATTACCGGCACCAGCGGCCTTGCGGAGCTGGATGCCTATGCGGGCATTCCCCTCACCGGGCCGGTGCGCGTGCATGTGGCAAGCCCCGTGGCTGCGCTGGAAGCCGTGCGCCTCGGACTCGGCGCGGCCATTGTGTGCGTCCATGCCCTGCCGGACGACATGGTCGACCTGCAGAGGTTCGACCTCGGCCCCATGCTCCCCCGGCGCAGGGTGGTGCTGGCCCTTGCGCCGCAGCATCCCCTTGCCGAAAAGCAGCGGGAATTTCTGGAACTTCTGAAAAAGGAATGGGCCTGA
- a CDS encoding YbaK/EbsC family protein, which translates to MSLERAKRHLAAWGRENDVCVHEHSSATVELAAEALGTEACRIAKTLSFLNGERTILLVAAGDARVDSSAFKKRFGVKKVKMVPAEEVEERTGHAVGGVCPFGVPEGVDVYLDESLRRFSTVFPACGSSTSSIELTPGELEEYSGALAWVDVCRDWR; encoded by the coding sequence ATGTCTCTGGAACGCGCGAAACGGCATCTTGCCGCCTGGGGCAGGGAAAACGACGTGTGCGTGCACGAACATTCGAGCGCCACGGTGGAACTTGCGGCCGAGGCGCTGGGCACCGAAGCGTGCCGCATCGCCAAAACCCTCTCCTTCCTGAACGGCGAACGCACCATTCTGCTGGTGGCCGCCGGCGACGCCCGGGTGGACAGTTCCGCCTTCAAAAAGCGCTTCGGCGTGAAGAAGGTGAAGATGGTTCCCGCCGAAGAGGTGGAGGAACGCACCGGCCATGCCGTGGGCGGGGTGTGCCCCTTCGGCGTGCCGGAAGGGGTGGACGTGTATCTCGACGAGTCGCTGCGCCGCTTTTCCACCGTGTTTCCGGCCTGCGGCAGTTCCACAAGCAGCATAGAACTCACGCCCGGGGAGCTTGAGGAATATTCCGGCGCGCTCGCGTGGGTGGACGTGTGCAGGGACTGGCGCTGA
- a CDS encoding FeoB-associated Cys-rich membrane protein — MQTAVVFVILALAGVYLFFRFRRSVSGGGCGCGCGNCSCAKKGGCATHGVPLETHMQKHD; from the coding sequence ATGCAGACGGCTGTTGTTTTTGTGATTCTTGCCCTTGCGGGGGTATATCTTTTCTTCCGTTTCCGCCGTTCCGTTTCGGGCGGGGGCTGCGGATGCGGTTGCGGCAACTGTTCCTGCGCGAAGAAGGGCGGCTGCGCCACCCACGGCGTGCCGCTGGAAACGCACATGCAAAAGCATGACTGA
- a CDS encoding MucR family transcriptional regulator → MDDYLKQAIELVKAQSSVRVMQEEEIVAMIRALSASLKSLSEGQSAENEEDAAPAPARSIREKSITCLECGKSFKLITKKHLAQHGLDADSYRRKWGIKSGVPLVCKSIQRVRRKKMKDMKLWEKRHAPQAEA, encoded by the coding sequence ATGGATGATTACCTGAAGCAGGCAATCGAACTCGTCAAAGCCCAGTCTTCCGTGCGCGTCATGCAGGAAGAGGAAATCGTTGCCATGATCCGCGCCCTGTCCGCAAGCCTGAAAAGCCTGAGCGAAGGCCAGAGCGCGGAAAACGAAGAAGACGCCGCCCCCGCGCCCGCCCGTTCCATCAGGGAAAAAAGCATCACCTGCCTGGAATGCGGCAAGTCCTTCAAGCTCATCACCAAGAAGCACCTCGCCCAGCACGGCCTCGACGCCGATTCCTACCGCAGAAAGTGGGGCATCAAGAGCGGCGTGCCGCTGGTGTGCAAGAGCATTCAGCGCGTGCGCCGCAAGAAGATGAAGGACATGAAGCTCTGGGAAAAGCGCCACGCGCCCCAGGCCGAAGCGTAA
- the secD gene encoding protein translocase subunit SecD, whose translation MRSLRWRCCVTLLAAFLCVACISVNILPSLPEKAAWLPSPIHLGLDLRGGIHLTLGADVDQAVSQSLSLLGQDIRSSANDAGIRTRLLRHADGRTLEFVPLKHEGIEQLSNLLRDRFGQMAVGSVISSGSGEKILVSFRPEWEKQLRERIMDQTIRTLRGRIDAFGVAEPDIRLQGDDQIQIQLPGVTDTSRALQLIGRTAQLTFHRVRHDVAPGTAMPAGTAWYPLATGTLSRHASVSRDLSSGVILDRAPLLSGQDIVDARPAFDERNQPCVSIQFSARGAEQFERITGELIHQQFAIVLDGVVQSAPVIQQKISGGKATITGSFSTEEAQDLAVVLRSGSLPAKVSVLEERTVGPSLGADSIRAGLVAGAVGSLGVMLVMQLTYGLSGLMANAMLVFTISLLFAGLGLFGATLTLPGIAGVVLTIGMSVDANVLIFERIREEIGRGLSMARAIEAGFREARSSILDSNLTTLLTAAVLYQFGTGPVRGFAVTLALGILASMFTAIFVSQLLFDIWIRKNNAAKCGLHPHIAGASR comes from the coding sequence ATGCGTTCCCTGCGCTGGCGCTGCTGCGTCACGTTGCTGGCGGCTTTTCTCTGCGTCGCCTGCATATCCGTCAATATTCTTCCTTCGCTTCCCGAAAAGGCGGCATGGCTGCCCTCGCCCATTCATCTCGGACTCGACCTTCGGGGAGGCATTCATCTCACGCTCGGTGCAGATGTCGATCAGGCCGTTTCCCAATCTTTGTCCCTTCTGGGGCAGGATATCCGTTCCAGCGCTAACGATGCGGGAATAAGGACCCGCCTCCTCCGTCATGCCGACGGTCGAACGCTGGAATTCGTGCCGCTCAAACACGAGGGAATCGAACAACTCTCCAACCTGCTGCGCGACCGATTCGGACAGATGGCGGTCGGTTCCGTCATCTCGTCCGGATCCGGGGAAAAAATCCTCGTCAGTTTCCGCCCCGAATGGGAAAAACAGCTCCGCGAGCGCATCATGGACCAGACCATACGCACGCTTCGCGGGCGCATCGACGCCTTCGGCGTGGCGGAACCCGACATCCGCCTCCAGGGCGACGATCAGATCCAGATACAGCTGCCCGGCGTCACCGACACCTCCCGGGCTCTTCAGCTCATCGGCCGTACGGCCCAGCTCACCTTCCACCGCGTCCGCCACGACGTCGCCCCGGGCACAGCCATGCCCGCGGGAACGGCGTGGTATCCGCTGGCCACGGGCACGCTCTCGCGGCACGCCTCCGTCTCCCGGGATCTTTCCAGCGGCGTCATCCTCGACCGCGCTCCCCTGCTCTCCGGTCAGGACATCGTCGACGCCCGCCCCGCCTTCGATGAACGCAATCAGCCATGCGTTTCCATTCAGTTCAGCGCGCGGGGCGCGGAGCAGTTCGAGCGCATCACCGGCGAACTCATCCATCAGCAGTTCGCCATCGTGCTCGACGGCGTGGTGCAGAGCGCACCCGTGATCCAGCAGAAAATAAGCGGCGGCAAGGCCACCATCACCGGTTCCTTCAGCACCGAAGAGGCGCAGGATCTGGCCGTGGTGCTGCGTTCCGGCTCCCTGCCCGCCAAGGTTTCCGTTCTGGAGGAACGCACCGTGGGTCCTTCCCTCGGGGCCGATTCCATACGCGCGGGCCTCGTGGCCGGGGCGGTGGGTTCGCTCGGCGTCATGCTGGTGATGCAGCTCACCTACGGGCTTTCCGGGCTTATGGCCAACGCCATGCTGGTGTTCACCATCAGCCTGCTCTTTGCCGGGCTCGGCCTGTTCGGGGCCACGCTCACGCTGCCGGGCATTGCGGGCGTGGTGCTCACCATAGGCATGTCGGTGGATGCCAACGTGCTCATTTTCGAGCGCATCCGCGAGGAGATCGGCCGCGGCCTGTCCATGGCGCGCGCCATAGAGGCGGGCTTCAGGGAAGCGCGCAGCTCCATTCTCGATTCCAACCTCACCACGCTGCTCACCGCGGCCGTACTCTATCAGTTCGGTACGGGGCCGGTGCGGGGTTTCGCCGTCACGCTGGCGCTGGGCATACTGGCATCCATGTTCACGGCCATCTTCGTTTCCCAGCTGCTCTTCGATATCTGGATCAGGAAGAACAACGCCGCAAAGTGCGGCCTTCATCCCCATATTGCCGGGGCTTCCCGATAG
- a CDS encoding TRAP transporter substrate-binding protein, whose product MLKHMTGLAAALIGLSLCVCPHAEAKGFRHLSFNGGYAISHPSVEYVWKDFMAEAEKAFPGKNGLSFDYFATNELFPETEGIMAVADGRVDFGRVRPSLFPGKMNLLSVVDVPGLFSNAITGSVVMQELIEAFPEVQKELPPNSQCFTSWVSATYQVHTIKPVKSLAELKGHKLVVWDAVTIEIAKALGANPIRLPSPDTYLALSKGMADGVLCPMAPVRSFKISEATKYHLMLNTGVTGFNISIHKPLWDEMPADMQNWLKEKGGVNMALAIGKSLEDGAKEDAEWMRRQGHEFYELSDADHAALMKALAPFLDHWKNEVCKDESPELVQKVLTFVQERNKFHMEELRAGKYGNYDL is encoded by the coding sequence ATGCTTAAACACATGACCGGACTGGCTGCGGCTCTTATCGGGCTTTCGCTCTGTGTCTGCCCCCATGCGGAAGCGAAGGGCTTCCGGCATCTTTCGTTCAACGGGGGCTATGCGATTTCGCATCCTTCGGTGGAATATGTGTGGAAGGACTTCATGGCGGAAGCGGAAAAAGCGTTTCCGGGCAAGAACGGTCTGAGCTTCGACTATTTTGCGACGAACGAGCTTTTCCCTGAAACGGAAGGCATCATGGCGGTTGCGGACGGCCGTGTGGACTTCGGGCGCGTGCGGCCTTCGCTTTTCCCGGGCAAGATGAACCTGCTTTCGGTGGTGGACGTTCCGGGCCTCTTCTCCAACGCCATCACGGGCAGCGTGGTGATGCAGGAACTCATTGAAGCGTTCCCCGAAGTACAGAAGGAACTGCCCCCGAACTCTCAGTGCTTCACCTCCTGGGTATCGGCCACCTATCAGGTGCACACCATCAAGCCGGTGAAGAGCCTTGCGGAGCTCAAGGGTCACAAGCTGGTGGTATGGGATGCGGTCACCATTGAAATCGCCAAGGCGCTGGGCGCGAACCCCATCCGTCTGCCTTCTCCCGACACCTATCTCGCGCTTTCCAAGGGCATGGCGGACGGCGTGCTCTGCCCCATGGCTCCGGTGCGCTCCTTCAAGATTTCGGAAGCCACGAAGTATCACCTCATGCTGAACACGGGCGTGACGGGCTTCAACATCAGCATTCACAAGCCGCTGTGGGATGAAATGCCCGCGGACATGCAGAACTGGCTCAAGGAAAAGGGCGGCGTGAACATGGCGCTTGCCATCGGCAAGAGCCTGGAAGACGGCGCGAAGGAAGACGCGGAATGGATGCGCCGGCAGGGGCATGAATTCTATGAACTTTCCGATGCCGACCATGCGGCGCTCATGAAGGCGCTCGCGCCCTTCCTCGACCACTGGAAGAACGAGGTGTGCAAGGACGAATCGCCGGAACTCGTGCAGAAGGTGCTCACCTTCGTGCAGGAAAGAAACAAGTTCCACATGGAAGAACTGCGCGCCGGCAAGTACGGCAACTACGACCTGTAA
- the tnpA gene encoding IS200/IS605 family transposase, whose product MNDQSLNHTRWSCKYHIVFAPKFRRKLVYGRYRRTIGEILRKLCEYKGIEIVEANACVDHIHMCVKIPPRYSVAQIMGYLKGKSSLMIFESFPHLRYKFGNRHFWCTGYFVSTVGVNEATIIKYVREQEERDKITDQYSLVERPVSSFTSSRK is encoded by the coding sequence ATGAATGACCAGAGTTTAAACCATACCCGTTGGAGCTGCAAGTATCACATTGTTTTCGCTCCGAAATTCAGACGCAAGCTGGTATACGGAAGGTATCGCAGAACGATCGGCGAAATTCTGAGAAAACTGTGTGAATACAAAGGAATAGAGATAGTGGAAGCAAATGCGTGTGTGGACCATATTCATATGTGCGTCAAGATTCCGCCCAGGTATAGCGTGGCGCAGATCATGGGGTATTTGAAAGGGAAGAGTTCCCTGATGATATTCGAGAGTTTTCCGCATCTGCGCTACAAGTTCGGCAATCGCCATTTCTGGTGTACCGGTTATTTTGTCAGCACGGTGGGAGTAAATGAGGCGACCATCATCAAATATGTGAGGGAGCAGGAAGAACGAGACAAAATAACAGACCAGTATAGCCTGGTAGAACGGCCCGTCAGCTCGTTTACGAGCAGCAGGAAATAA